GCCCGTGCGCGTCCGCGGCGACGGCGTGCGCGTCCCCGTGCATCTCCGCGTGCGCGGCGTCGACGGGGTGGGCGACGGCGCCGGAGTCGTGCGCCTCCTGCTCGCTCGGCATCTCCGCGCCGACGGCGGCGTGCACCATCGCGGGATGGGCGGCGGCCTCGCCGTGATCCTCGTCGTGCGCGTGGTCGTACGAGGGATCGCCCACCGGCGGCAGCTTCGGCAGCGCGCGCCGCGCGGCGACGATGGAGAGGAGGCCGTTCAGCACGAACCCGAGCAGCGGGAGCGCGACGATCAGCCACGGATAGACGGTCCTGAAGCCGTTGGCGCCCTCTTCGAGCGCCTGGGCGCCGTGCGCCGCTTCCTGGAGAAGGAGCATCGTCGTGGGCCCTACCACCTGAGCAGGCTGAAGTTCTTCACGTCCACGCTCTCGCGGTGGCGGAAGACGGCGATCATGATCGCGAGCCCCACGGCGGCCTCGGCGGCCGCCACGGCGATCACGAAGAAGACGAAGACCTGGCCCTGCACCCCGGCATACGGGCTGAGCGCCACGAAGGCCAGGTTCACGGCGTTGAGCATCAGCTCCACGCACATGAACAGGACGATGGCGTTGCGGCGGACGATCACGCCGCCCACGCCGATGGCGAAGAGGATGGCGCTCAGCCCGAGCGACCAGCTCAGCGGAATGTCGTTCATCACACCTTGCGCTTGGCCAGGACCACCGCGCCGACGACCGCCACCAGCAGGAGGATGGCGGTGGCCTGGAGCGGCACCACGTACTCGTTGTACAGCGGCACCCCGATCAGCCCCACCACGCCGTTCTGCGCCTGCGCCGTCGCGAGAGCGGCCGGCCCCGCCTGGTCGCCCAGCGGCCGGGGGACGTCGGCCACGAACACGCGCGCGAGGAAGGCGATGATCAGCAGCGCCGCGCCGCCGGCCGCCACCTTCCAGCCGGTGCCGCGGATGTCGGGCTCGAAGTCGTTGCCCAGGTTCAGCAGCATGATCACGAACAGGAACAGCACCATGATGGCGCCCGCGTACACCAGGATCTGGATGATCCCGATGAAGTAGGCGCCCAGCAGGGTGTAGATGGCGGCCACGGAGAAGAAGGTGCCGATGAGCCAGACGGCGCAGGCCACCGGGTTCTTCCGCGTCACCATGGCCAGCGCGCTTCCCGCCGCGCACGCCGCGAAGAAGAAGAACAGGATCTGGGTGAAGGTCACGTGCATTCGTTCCTCGTCCGCCCCAAGCCCCCCAGGCAGATGAAATCGCGGCATCGACCACGGACTGCGGCACAGCGGACGATCGTCGGTGCCGTCCGCCGGCTCGCCCGGGGTTGAAACCCCGGGCTGGAACTCCAGGAAGTCCGCCTTCGCGGACTGCATCTCGTCAGACCGTCAACGCACTACCGCACTTCCGCACTTCCGCACTTCCGCACTCCCGTCACTCGCCCGCCGGGTCGCTCGGATCCCACAGCAGCGTGACGGGATGCGTCTGCGCCATCAGCCGGTCCAGGTCGTACACGAAGGCGTGGCGCGTGAACTCGGCGTTCTCGTAGTGGTTGCCCACGTGGATG
The sequence above is a segment of the Longimicrobium sp. genome. Coding sequences within it:
- the nuoK gene encoding NADH-quinone oxidoreductase subunit NuoK; this translates as MNDIPLSWSLGLSAILFAIGVGGVIVRRNAIVLFMCVELMLNAVNLAFVALSPYAGVQGQVFVFFVIAVAAAEAAVGLAIMIAVFRHRESVDVKNFSLLRW
- a CDS encoding NADH-quinone oxidoreductase subunit J — encoded protein: MHVTFTQILFFFFAACAAGSALAMVTRKNPVACAVWLIGTFFSVAAIYTLLGAYFIGIIQILVYAGAIMVLFLFVIMLLNLGNDFEPDIRGTGWKVAAGGAALLIIAFLARVFVADVPRPLGDQAGPAALATAQAQNGVVGLIGVPLYNEYVVPLQATAILLLVAVVGAVVLAKRKV